A genomic segment from Rubrivirga marina encodes:
- a CDS encoding DUF6166 domain-containing protein, with translation MSALRIAPFTASPALDPARRPAPDALTDQAARWAEHVLRTARHLPPVYVTRKALDAVAFSLRHGLRRLAVPTKLVGVAAHQPAVEALARSHRLPRALRPRLVVSRTRRAEGGPERLAVLAPQPDRTLAPLGYVQPKHVAWLAPLLGAGGGSAETDGPHPPAASVHLVEVTGLGRRERGLPVTLGVNVRIEPATPDVTQREPRTAPAVLAVRLWRDADGTARMSCPHLVRHSPSGPEWGYRGSGPADCARSVLIALVDEPTADAHYQAFKDEVVAVLPETGAIIQRTAVLAWLAGRAEAPAQTTTPRTA, from the coding sequence ATGTCCGCCCTCCGCATCGCCCCCTTCACCGCCTCGCCCGCGCTCGACCCGGCCCGCCGGCCGGCGCCCGACGCGCTCACCGACCAGGCCGCCCGCTGGGCCGAGCACGTCCTCCGGACGGCCCGGCACCTCCCGCCGGTCTACGTCACCCGGAAAGCCCTCGACGCCGTCGCCTTCTCGCTCCGCCACGGGCTCCGCCGCCTCGCCGTCCCCACCAAGCTCGTCGGCGTGGCCGCCCACCAGCCGGCCGTCGAGGCCCTGGCCCGGTCCCACCGCCTCCCGCGCGCGCTCCGGCCCCGCCTCGTCGTCTCGCGCACTCGCCGGGCCGAGGGCGGCCCCGAGCGCCTCGCCGTGCTCGCCCCGCAGCCCGACCGGACGCTCGCCCCCCTCGGCTACGTCCAACCCAAGCACGTCGCCTGGCTCGCGCCGCTCCTCGGCGCCGGCGGCGGCTCGGCCGAGACGGACGGCCCCCACCCGCCGGCGGCGTCCGTCCACCTCGTGGAGGTCACCGGCCTCGGCCGTCGCGAGCGCGGGCTCCCCGTGACGCTGGGCGTCAACGTCCGCATCGAGCCCGCAACTCCGGACGTCACGCAGCGCGAGCCGCGCACTGCACCGGCCGTCCTCGCGGTCCGCCTCTGGCGGGACGCCGACGGCACGGCCCGCATGAGCTGCCCGCACCTCGTCCGCCATTCGCCGTCGGGCCCTGAGTGGGGCTATCGTGGCTCCGGCCCCGCCGACTGTGCGCGGTCCGTCCTCATCGCCTTGGTCGACGAGCCCACGGCGGACGCCCACTACCAGGCCTTCAAGGACGAGGTCGTCGCCGTGCTCCCCGAGACCGGGGCGATCATCCAGCGCACGGCCGTCCTCGCCTGGCTGGCGGGCCGCGCCGAGGCGCCCGCCCAGACGACCACCCCCCGCACGGCCTGA
- a CDS encoding SprT-like domain-containing protein produces the protein MPTLDETRALALRLFDELGRDVLGESLRQRGWTFGFDRARKRLGVCRVRDKRVTLSSHLARTLPEAEVEDTVRHEIAHALDAERRGRTNHDRTWKALARRCGAKPERCYSGDLPDDPAAPYVATCPSCDATLGRYREPATPLRCRACAPAGRPAYLRVVHRASGRVVWPGGAEPGDYGGTAGVEATCPRCGATYRRTRRPKKATACAPCCRRHARGRYDDRFRLRYR, from the coding sequence ATGCCCACGCTCGATGAAACCCGCGCCCTCGCGCTCCGGCTCTTCGACGAGCTGGGCCGCGACGTCCTCGGCGAGTCGCTCCGCCAGCGCGGCTGGACCTTCGGGTTCGACCGCGCCCGCAAACGGCTCGGCGTCTGTCGCGTCCGCGACAAGCGGGTCACGCTCTCCTCGCACCTCGCCCGGACGCTCCCCGAGGCCGAGGTCGAGGACACCGTCCGCCACGAGATCGCCCACGCTCTCGACGCCGAGCGGCGCGGGCGCACGAACCACGACCGGACGTGGAAGGCGCTTGCCCGCCGCTGCGGGGCCAAGCCCGAACGGTGCTACTCCGGCGACCTCCCCGACGACCCGGCCGCGCCCTACGTCGCGACGTGCCCCTCGTGCGACGCCACGCTCGGCCGCTACCGCGAGCCGGCCACGCCGCTCCGGTGCCGGGCCTGCGCACCCGCCGGGCGGCCCGCCTACCTCCGCGTCGTCCACCGGGCCTCCGGCCGCGTGGTCTGGCCCGGCGGAGCCGAGCCCGGCGACTACGGCGGCACGGCCGGCGTCGAGGCCACGTGCCCCCGGTGCGGGGCCACGTACCGACGCACCCGGCGGCCCAAGAAGGCGACGGCGTGCGCCCCGTGCTGCCGACGCCACGCCCGAGGGCGCTACGACGACCGCTTCCGCCTCCGGTACCGTTGA
- a CDS encoding DEAD/DEAH box helicase, with protein sequence MHDPIGSFERIRDLYLTYLETAFRVRDEGISRERRALLEGELSSEGSTDALATDPLVEPVPRYAPATDGAGRPVHLHDLTDDEHGHRLPGFTSAEREAFVDLALAGLFDAAPIPEGTPVRRRADYPLYEHQADMLSRGVQAGRPGVVTSGTGSGKTEAFLLPVLARIAKEAASWPAPKPGYLGGRWWRQGGDFRPHREGEHPDRPAAVRALVLYPMNALVEDQLTRIRRALDSPEARRVMDDRFRGNRVFFGRYTSASPVTGHLDHPRPGPDEAERKKRVVERLAAALADAEQTQAAARDHDAAAEKAARERSGPTPEPTRYLFPSVDGAELLSRWDAQRTPPDLLVTNTSMLSAMLVREVDAPVFDRTRAWIESDPDAYFYLVLDELHLQRGSAGTEVAYLLRVLLERLGLTQPEHRHKLRVLASSASLPVDQEPERSRSLQYLYDFFGNHGLHGHEGAVPIDAPEAWAGAVVDGHPLLPSPAETGFLDPAPFVGLLDAYEGAEREALGHPRHHEAAWRAAATGLGLGEGGDLVDLAPAVVRECGAHLVRACLDDGRPRATATTALARTLFGFASPAALRAVRGLLVARGLGDALPTWWPERASTFAKALAAEPSFRVHLFFRAIEGLFAAPDEPSAVDPQFQSEGRMLGPLSVERGERFAERADGSRGHRMLELLYCECCGELYLGGRRSEVDGAIELLPYEPDVSNLPEAARQRLFEELSYDDYAVFWPSTRTPAETPSGEPEAGTWQRAVLDPSAGVVRLTQSRTDGVVGKLFVRGPGHHDRRHGRANDEPGTAVPFACPYCGTNYGFRKPEMRLSPLRSFRAGFAKTTQLLATELFDVLRLGSDDPKLISFSDSRQEAARAALDVEAGHHADLRRDLLVAALREAARSDAALDPDEVEAQIQKAIEARDFERAGILDAALKAAQAAGADDAIPLDRVVESNDRKDFQSAAGGTRRPLRPFVAGFVRLGLHPADDAGVAPVTYRHGDERLERHWAELFAVDADGRPDWRDDPAHAAEIDQARVALVDQVQRVLTDALFSRNYFALEETGLGYPCLLNVPPGERSEADAFLRVLTDAYRLRDDPWAKPGDERGKPWASAADVPKRNRLRRFAERAGQDPDAALDRVLRRLRASGHPDGFVATAQLGVRLVGPADPFWRCGHCGRVHLHRGVGACTRCFQPLPSAPSGEAGALRRRHYLAKRVERSAPPFRLRCEELTGQTFDPADRQRRFRGVVLGAATSGTGLPDAVEGPLRRVASEVDLLTVTTTMEVGVDVGSLQATVQANMPPQRFNYQQRVGRAGRRRQAFSVVLTVCRNRSHDLHYFRHPEAITGDQPPPPFLSKSLPEPALRFARKAWLSRAFEHVRSACAQTGEPFPYDDLRPPDVHGEFVPTADFFAGPVWADRLRRALAATKSYADRLLGVLAESSPLGRLDLGVDDLLADVASVDPTAEGRLEATAEGLGQTLAEAGLLPMLGMPTRVRDLYYDAEPKGNPFRPRAEWKTIDRDLDVAIYEFAPGAVLVNDKRQLECVGFTGPLPETPKKDASGRWTYEPRARALGAPFWLVECERCGGWNRLDRAPDLAAPDPCENCGAALDATAAAEHRVPNGFRTDLRPKPFDPGLRSPRRSGFGLVAESHPAPFGDGPGNLACAFSSRARTYRVNGGDGAGYRAVTVRDWKYPRRTLPGQPVLVDQVVAAEDLDEVRDRFDLDGPRFDGLHLAAPKTTDALYLAPRAIHPHLDLLPRRDGKRTVAVRAAALSAAFLLTYRAAEALDVDPDELEVVEPRVVRLEDGAPPVPALQITDQLVNGAGYCRQLHERDADGVPLAVRLARSVVGDPGRSPLADLLAPGHPDACDQACYRCLQRYGNQPYHGLLDWRLGLAYLQALLDPAYDCALGGAGGDPATADWLDLAHRYATDLVRFDGAGEVREAGGLVAFQVHPHGRWAVVVHPLWNVRGDILPPRVEEALDEIELGDEQGRAVCVDTFDLARSALTVRGRLLS encoded by the coding sequence ATGCACGACCCCATCGGCAGTTTCGAGAGGATCCGGGACCTCTACCTCACCTACCTCGAGACGGCCTTCCGCGTCCGGGACGAGGGCATCTCCCGAGAGCGGCGGGCGCTTCTCGAAGGCGAGCTGAGCTCCGAAGGGTCGACCGACGCGCTAGCGACGGACCCGCTCGTCGAGCCCGTCCCGCGGTACGCCCCGGCGACGGACGGCGCAGGGCGCCCGGTCCACCTCCACGACCTCACCGACGACGAGCACGGCCACCGCCTCCCAGGGTTCACCTCGGCCGAGCGGGAGGCGTTCGTCGACCTCGCTCTCGCGGGCCTCTTCGACGCCGCGCCCATCCCCGAGGGAACTCCCGTACGGCGGAGAGCGGACTACCCGCTCTACGAGCACCAGGCCGACATGCTTTCGCGGGGCGTTCAGGCAGGCCGGCCCGGCGTCGTCACGTCGGGGACCGGCTCAGGTAAGACCGAGGCGTTCCTCTTACCCGTCCTCGCGAGGATCGCCAAGGAGGCGGCGTCGTGGCCGGCTCCCAAACCGGGCTACCTCGGCGGCCGGTGGTGGCGTCAGGGCGGCGACTTTCGACCCCACCGCGAGGGCGAGCACCCGGACCGCCCCGCCGCCGTCCGCGCCCTCGTTCTCTACCCGATGAACGCGCTCGTCGAGGACCAGCTCACCCGCATCCGCCGAGCGCTGGACTCCCCGGAGGCCCGCCGCGTCATGGACGACCGCTTCCGCGGCAACCGGGTCTTCTTCGGGCGCTACACCAGCGCGTCGCCCGTGACGGGGCACCTCGACCACCCGCGGCCCGGCCCAGACGAGGCCGAACGAAAGAAACGCGTGGTCGAACGACTCGCCGCCGCGCTCGCCGACGCCGAGCAGACGCAAGCCGCGGCCCGCGACCACGACGCCGCAGCAGAGAAAGCGGCCCGCGAACGGAGCGGCCCGACGCCCGAGCCCACGCGTTACCTCTTCCCGTCCGTCGACGGGGCCGAGCTTCTCTCACGGTGGGACGCCCAGCGGACCCCGCCCGACCTCCTCGTCACCAACACCAGCATGCTGAGCGCCATGCTGGTCCGCGAGGTCGACGCCCCGGTCTTCGACCGGACGCGTGCGTGGATCGAGTCCGACCCCGACGCCTACTTCTACCTCGTACTCGACGAGCTCCACCTTCAGCGAGGGTCGGCCGGGACGGAGGTGGCCTACCTCCTCCGCGTCCTGCTGGAGCGCCTCGGGCTCACTCAGCCCGAGCACCGGCACAAGCTCCGCGTCCTCGCCTCTAGCGCGTCGCTCCCCGTCGACCAGGAGCCCGAGCGGAGTCGGAGCCTCCAGTACCTCTACGACTTCTTCGGGAACCACGGGCTCCATGGACACGAAGGGGCCGTTCCCATCGACGCGCCCGAGGCCTGGGCCGGGGCCGTCGTCGACGGGCACCCACTTCTCCCGAGCCCGGCGGAGACGGGCTTCCTCGACCCCGCGCCGTTCGTTGGTCTTCTTGATGCGTACGAGGGTGCGGAACGGGAGGCGCTCGGCCATCCTCGCCATCATGAGGCCGCCTGGCGCGCGGCGGCGACGGGCTTGGGGCTTGGCGAGGGCGGCGACCTCGTGGACTTGGCTCCCGCCGTCGTTCGCGAGTGCGGAGCACATCTCGTCCGGGCGTGCCTCGACGACGGTCGCCCCCGTGCCACGGCCACGACGGCCCTCGCCCGCACCCTCTTCGGGTTCGCCTCCCCCGCGGCTCTGCGGGCGGTCCGGGGGCTCCTCGTCGCCCGCGGGCTCGGCGACGCTCTCCCGACGTGGTGGCCCGAACGGGCCTCGACGTTCGCCAAAGCCCTAGCGGCCGAGCCTTCCTTCCGGGTTCACCTCTTCTTTCGGGCCATCGAGGGGCTCTTCGCGGCTCCCGATGAGCCGTCCGCCGTCGATCCCCAATTCCAATCGGAGGGCCGGATGCTCGGGCCGCTCTCCGTCGAGCGCGGCGAGCGGTTCGCCGAGCGAGCCGACGGCTCGCGAGGCCACCGCATGCTCGAGCTCCTCTATTGCGAGTGCTGCGGTGAACTCTACCTCGGCGGACGGCGGAGCGAGGTCGATGGGGCCATCGAGCTCCTGCCGTACGAGCCCGACGTCTCGAACCTCCCCGAGGCCGCTCGTCAGCGGCTCTTCGAGGAGCTCTCCTACGACGACTACGCCGTCTTCTGGCCCTCGACGCGAACCCCGGCCGAGACGCCGAGTGGGGAGCCCGAGGCCGGCACGTGGCAGCGGGCCGTCCTCGACCCGTCCGCCGGCGTGGTCCGTCTCACTCAGTCCCGGACCGACGGCGTCGTCGGTAAGCTCTTCGTCCGCGGCCCTGGGCACCACGACCGCCGCCACGGCCGGGCCAACGACGAGCCCGGGACGGCCGTCCCCTTCGCGTGCCCGTACTGCGGGACGAACTACGGCTTCCGGAAGCCTGAGATGCGGCTCTCCCCACTCCGAAGCTTCCGGGCCGGCTTCGCCAAGACGACCCAGCTCCTCGCTACGGAGCTGTTCGACGTGCTCCGGCTCGGGTCCGACGACCCCAAGCTCATCTCGTTCTCGGACAGCCGGCAGGAGGCGGCCCGCGCCGCGCTCGACGTCGAGGCTGGCCATCACGCCGACCTCCGACGTGACCTCCTCGTCGCCGCTCTCCGCGAGGCGGCCCGCTCCGACGCCGCCCTCGACCCTGACGAGGTCGAGGCGCAGATCCAGAAGGCCATCGAGGCCCGTGACTTCGAGCGCGCCGGCATACTTGACGCGGCCCTCAAAGCCGCCCAGGCGGCGGGGGCCGACGACGCCATCCCGCTAGACCGCGTCGTCGAGAGCAACGACCGCAAGGACTTCCAGTCCGCCGCGGGCGGCACGCGCCGCCCGCTCCGGCCCTTCGTCGCGGGCTTCGTCCGGCTCGGGCTCCACCCGGCCGACGACGCCGGCGTCGCCCCGGTCACGTACCGGCACGGCGACGAACGCCTCGAGCGACACTGGGCCGAGCTGTTCGCCGTCGACGCCGACGGCCGGCCGGACTGGCGGGACGACCCGGCCCACGCCGCCGAGATCGACCAGGCCCGCGTTGCCCTCGTCGACCAAGTCCAGCGCGTCCTCACGGACGCCCTGTTTAGCCGGAACTACTTCGCCCTCGAAGAGACCGGCCTCGGCTACCCCTGCCTCCTCAACGTACCCCCCGGCGAGCGGTCCGAGGCCGACGCGTTCCTCCGCGTGCTCACTGACGCCTATCGGCTCCGCGACGACCCATGGGCGAAGCCCGGCGACGAGCGCGGCAAGCCGTGGGCCTCCGCGGCCGACGTGCCCAAGCGGAACCGGCTCCGCCGGTTCGCGGAGCGGGCCGGGCAGGACCCCGACGCCGCCCTGGACCGCGTCCTCCGGCGCCTCCGGGCGTCGGGCCACCCCGACGGGTTCGTCGCAACGGCCCAACTCGGCGTCCGCCTCGTCGGGCCTGCCGACCCGTTCTGGCGGTGCGGGCACTGTGGCCGGGTCCACCTCCACCGCGGCGTCGGGGCGTGCACCCGGTGCTTCCAGCCCCTCCCCAGTGCGCCCTCCGGCGAGGCCGGAGCCCTCCGCCGTCGGCACTACCTCGCCAAGCGCGTCGAGCGCAGCGCGCCCCCGTTCCGCCTCCGATGCGAGGAGTTGACCGGTCAGACGTTCGATCCCGCCGACCGCCAGCGCCGCTTCCGCGGCGTGGTCCTCGGCGCGGCCACCTCCGGGACGGGCCTTCCCGACGCCGTCGAGGGCCCGCTCCGCCGGGTCGCGAGCGAGGTCGACCTCCTCACGGTCACGACGACGATGGAGGTCGGCGTCGACGTGGGCAGCCTCCAGGCCACCGTCCAGGCCAACATGCCGCCCCAGAGGTTCAACTACCAGCAGCGCGTCGGACGGGCGGGTCGGCGACGCCAGGCGTTCTCCGTCGTCCTCACGGTCTGCCGTAACCGGAGCCACGACCTCCACTACTTCCGCCACCCCGAGGCCATCACCGGCGACCAGCCGCCGCCGCCGTTCCTGTCCAAGTCGCTCCCCGAGCCGGCCCTCCGGTTCGCGCGGAAGGCGTGGCTCTCGCGGGCGTTCGAGCACGTTCGCAGCGCGTGCGCCCAGACTGGGGAGCCGTTCCCGTACGACGACCTCCGTCCGCCGGACGTCCACGGCGAGTTCGTCCCGACGGCCGACTTCTTCGCCGGCCCGGTCTGGGCCGACCGGCTCCGCCGCGCGCTCGCGGCGACGAAGTCGTACGCCGACCGCCTGCTCGGCGTGCTCGCCGAGAGCTCCCCGCTCGGCCGGCTCGACCTCGGCGTCGACGACCTCCTCGCCGACGTGGCGTCCGTTGACCCGACCGCCGAGGGGCGACTGGAGGCGACCGCCGAGGGGCTCGGCCAGACGCTCGCCGAGGCGGGCCTCCTCCCCATGCTCGGCATGCCGACCCGCGTCCGCGACCTCTACTACGACGCGGAGCCGAAGGGGAACCCCTTCCGACCCCGGGCCGAGTGGAAGACGATCGACCGTGACCTCGACGTCGCCATCTACGAGTTCGCCCCCGGCGCCGTCCTCGTCAACGACAAGCGCCAGCTCGAGTGCGTCGGGTTCACGGGGCCGCTCCCCGAGACGCCTAAGAAAGACGCCTCGGGACGGTGGACCTACGAGCCTCGAGCCCGCGCTCTCGGCGCCCCCTTCTGGCTCGTCGAGTGCGAGCGGTGCGGGGGCTGGAACCGCCTCGACCGCGCGCCCGACCTCGCCGCGCCCGACCCCTGTGAGAACTGCGGGGCCGCGCTCGACGCGACGGCCGCGGCCGAGCACCGCGTGCCGAACGGGTTCCGCACCGACCTCCGGCCGAAGCCGTTCGACCCGGGGCTCCGCTCGCCGCGGCGGTCGGGCTTCGGCCTCGTCGCCGAGAGCCATCCCGCCCCGTTCGGCGACGGCCCCGGCAACCTCGCCTGCGCGTTCTCCTCCCGCGCCCGTACCTACCGCGTCAACGGGGGCGACGGGGCCGGGTACCGGGCGGTGACGGTCCGGGATTGGAAGTACCCCCGGCGCACGCTCCCGGGACAGCCCGTCCTCGTGGACCAGGTCGTCGCTGCCGAAGACCTCGACGAGGTCCGCGACCGGTTCGACCTCGACGGGCCGCGGTTCGACGGCCTCCACCTCGCGGCCCCGAAAACGACCGACGCCCTCTACCTCGCCCCCCGCGCCATCCACCCCCACCTCGACCTCCTCCCGCGCCGCGATGGGAAGCGGACGGTCGCCGTCCGGGCCGCCGCGCTCTCGGCCGCGTTCCTCCTGACCTACCGGGCCGCTGAGGCGCTCGACGTCGACCCCGACGAGCTCGAGGTCGTCGAGCCCCGCGTCGTCCGCCTCGAGGATGGGGCGCCGCCCGTCCCCGCGCTCCAAATCACCGACCAGCTCGTCAACGGGGCCGGCTACTGCCGGCAGCTCCACGAGCGCGACGCCGACGGCGTCCCCCTCGCCGTCCGCCTGGCCCGGTCCGTCGTCGGCGACCCCGGCCGCAGCCCGCTCGCGGACCTCCTCGCTCCGGGCCACCCCGACGCCTGCGACCAGGCCTGCTACCGCTGCCTCCAGCGGTACGGGAACCAGCCGTACCACGGCCTCCTCGACTGGCGGCTCGGCCTCGCCTATCTCCAGGCGCTCCTCGACCCCGCGTACGACTGCGCTCTCGGCGGGGCCGGCGGCGACCCGGCAACGGCCGACTGGCTCGACCTCGCCCACCGCTACGCGACCGACCTCGTCCGCTTCGACGGGGCCGGCGAGGTCCGCGAGGCCGGCGGCCTCGTCGCCTTCCAGGTCCATCCCCACGGCCGGTGGGCGGTCGTCGTCCACCCGCTCTGGAACGTCCGCGGCGACATCCTGCCCCCGAGGGTCGAGGAGGCGCTCGACGAGATCGAGCTCGGCGACGAGCAGGGGAGGGCCGTCTGCGTCGACACCTTCGACCTCGCCCGAAGCGCGCTCACGGTCCGGGGTCGCCTCCTCTCGTGA
- a CDS encoding PD-(D/E)XK nuclease family protein, translated as MTPSPLPPPVRSVVGPDALSASGLGRASQCPLSAALDADPDAPRLPVHPRALYGRVLHRLVEAAARGQVDDRDGFARGARRAVDALLAELPERTPAPQRVLGALEWRRRRADAVAVARSVAGKAPVRRGASAPARSPDRPEPWTVADGRWTEVVLRSDVLRVTGRADLVERSGDLVRISDLKTGSPTTSDGTVRASVVLQLRAYGLVAAERLPSARIELRVVGTSSFDVSFNEGDRDAALRTIRSVSDQLPPSRHVSAADLARPGAACGSCRHRHRCGPYLASAPSWWRDGEDFPFPLDLWGTVESVRSGGETSDLVLRDPTGRRVRVAGLRAALARDLEPGDALFAFGFDEPTGRRGPSWRPAPLVLRDLDPDTGAAAWSLAVFGPPLPDVPPLPVRSPAH; from the coding sequence GTGACGCCGTCCCCGCTCCCCCCGCCGGTTCGGAGCGTCGTCGGCCCGGACGCCCTCTCGGCGTCCGGGCTTGGTCGAGCGTCACAGTGCCCGCTCTCGGCCGCACTCGACGCGGACCCCGACGCCCCCCGTCTGCCGGTCCACCCCCGCGCCCTCTACGGCCGGGTCCTCCACCGCCTCGTCGAGGCCGCCGCACGCGGCCAAGTGGACGACCGGGACGGATTCGCGAGGGGCGCTCGCCGCGCGGTCGACGCCCTCCTCGCCGAGCTCCCCGAGCGGACGCCCGCCCCGCAACGTGTGCTCGGGGCGCTCGAGTGGAGGCGCAGGCGGGCCGACGCCGTCGCGGTCGCGCGGTCCGTCGCCGGCAAAGCACCCGTTCGCCGCGGAGCCTCGGCTCCAGCCCGCTCGCCGGACCGCCCTGAACCTTGGACCGTGGCGGACGGCCGGTGGACGGAGGTGGTGCTCCGGAGCGACGTGCTCCGCGTGACGGGGCGGGCCGACCTCGTCGAGCGCTCCGGCGACCTCGTCCGCATCTCGGACTTGAAGACCGGGTCGCCGACGACCTCCGACGGTACCGTCCGCGCGTCGGTCGTCCTCCAACTCCGCGCTTACGGTCTCGTCGCGGCCGAGAGGCTGCCCAGCGCGCGGATCGAGCTCCGCGTCGTCGGCACGTCGTCCTTCGACGTTTCATTCAATGAGGGCGACCGGGACGCCGCGCTGAGGACGATCCGTTCGGTCTCCGACCAACTCCCGCCGTCGCGCCACGTCTCCGCTGCGGACCTCGCCAGACCGGGGGCCGCGTGCGGGTCATGCCGCCATCGACACCGTTGCGGGCCGTACCTGGCGAGCGCTCCGAGTTGGTGGAGGGACGGCGAGGACTTCCCGTTCCCCCTCGACCTCTGGGGGACCGTCGAGTCCGTCAGGAGCGGAGGGGAGACGTCGGACCTCGTTCTCCGCGACCCCACAGGGCGCCGGGTCCGCGTCGCCGGGCTCCGTGCAGCGCTCGCGCGCGACCTCGAACCCGGCGACGCCCTCTTCGCGTTCGGCTTCGACGAACCGACTGGGCGCCGGGGTCCCAGCTGGCGCCCGGCCCCGCTCGTGCTCCGCGACCTCGACCCCGACACGGGTGCCGCGGCGTGGTCGCTCGCCGTGTTCGGCCCCCCGCTCCCCGACGTGCCGCCGCTCCCCGTCCGATCACCCGCCCACTGA
- a CDS encoding very short patch repair endonuclease, with the protein MTGPNAGDRDDEAPSETTRRRMSRVGSKDTGPEMRVRQTAHALGYRYRLHARDLPGSPDLVFRGRRKVIFVHGCYWHRHPGCKRASMPSTRREYWQAKFDRNVARDADAETALREAGWDVLVVWECETKDSHGLKDRLRRFLG; encoded by the coding sequence GTGACCGGGCCGAACGCTGGGGACCGTGACGACGAAGCACCGTCGGAGACCACGCGGCGGCGGATGTCCCGCGTCGGGTCGAAGGACACGGGACCCGAGATGCGCGTCCGCCAGACGGCCCACGCCCTCGGCTACCGCTACCGGCTTCACGCGCGGGACCTCCCCGGCTCGCCGGACCTCGTCTTCCGAGGCCGGAGGAAGGTGATCTTCGTCCACGGCTGCTACTGGCACCGCCACCCGGGGTGCAAGCGGGCCTCGATGCCCTCGACGCGGCGTGAATACTGGCAGGCCAAGTTCGACCGGAACGTCGCGCGCGACGCCGACGCCGAGACCGCCCTGCGAGAGGCTGGTTGGGACGTCCTCGTCGTGTGGGAATGCGAGACGAAAGACTCCCATGGGCTCAAGGACCGGCTCAGGCGGTTCCTCGGATAG
- a CDS encoding HNH endonuclease: MGTTRNPNWSRDEVILALDLYFAAGRRQLPATDPEVVALSDLLGRLPLHAPSDRLATFRNPTSVSMKLGNLLAVDPEHVGSGLPRGGRVEREVWDDFGGDPDAIGNAADAIRSLVGSDALDLGEDMEEFAEGRLLTRLHRTRERNAGAVRRKKRAMAEQGRLTCETCGFDFSATYGELGDGFIECHHTVPVSSLRPGGGATRLRDLALLCANCHRMIHRSRPMMAVADLRTLIEAIRGTA, translated from the coding sequence GTGGGCACGACGCGCAACCCGAACTGGAGCCGCGACGAGGTCATCCTCGCCCTCGACCTCTACTTCGCGGCTGGGCGCCGCCAGCTCCCCGCGACGGATCCGGAGGTGGTCGCGCTGAGTGACCTCTTGGGGCGATTGCCCCTCCACGCCCCAAGCGACCGTCTGGCGACGTTCAGGAACCCGACGAGCGTGTCGATGAAGCTCGGCAACTTGTTGGCCGTCGACCCGGAGCACGTCGGGAGCGGCTTGCCACGCGGGGGCCGCGTCGAGCGCGAGGTGTGGGACGACTTCGGCGGGGATCCCGACGCGATCGGGAACGCAGCGGACGCCATCCGATCGCTCGTCGGAAGCGACGCGCTGGATCTGGGAGAGGACATGGAGGAGTTCGCCGAGGGCCGCTTGCTCACGAGGCTGCATCGGACGCGTGAACGGAACGCAGGAGCCGTCCGTAGGAAGAAGAGAGCCATGGCAGAGCAAGGGCGTCTGACATGCGAGACGTGCGGCTTCGACTTCTCTGCGACGTACGGAGAGCTCGGAGACGGCTTCATCGAATGCCACCACACCGTACCCGTGTCGTCGCTCCGGCCCGGAGGCGGCGCGACGCGTCTCCGTGACCTCGCACTTCTTTGTGCGAACTGCCACCGGATGATCCACAGGAGCCGACCGATGATGGCGGTGGCCGACCTTCGGACCTTGATCGAGGCTATCCGAGGAACCGCCTGA